The sequence GCGTGCCGGAGCTCGACTGGGTTTCGCTGGGACCCCGATAGGACTCAGAGGCCGTGATCGGGCCGGAGGTCCAGATCAAGGCGTTGGTCTTGGTGCTGAAAAAGGTCACCACCATCTGAATGCTTGCTGCGGACTTGAGGGTTATGTCATCGCGGCCTTTAAGAGAGTCGGCGGTGCTGTACGAGCGCACGTCGATGTTGACCGTGGCCTCGGCCTCGCTGCGGTCCACCCAGGTCACGTTGCCGCGACGGGTCAGCTCGTCGCGCAGGCTGCTCC is a genomic window of Desulfomicrobium baculatum DSM 4028 containing:
- the lptE gene encoding LPS assembly lipoprotein LptE — protein: MSGNLLWAVLCIALSLPACGYELTARAPIQLPQDSTRLYLDKVTNPTTETWIEPMLRSSLRDELTRRGNVTWVDRSEAEATVNIDVRSYSTADSLKGRDDITLKSAASIQMVVTFFSTKTNALIWTSGPITASESYRGPSETQSSSGTLQSTSGKREATQEAIDLAMRKVADQLGQKF